Proteins encoded by one window of Phycisphaeraceae bacterium:
- a CDS encoding SIR2 family protein: protein MPRNVVLFLGAGFSAPLGLPVMNSFLAFADSSKRLESRHRDFLGRLLLQSRRANSFLESSPTNLEDMLSFAEMADRLGLADPLPDGESQSDCLRHIIRRVYTTVPDVDDFWNQLPTFDSLLGSSIRDFQGQLQIVTTNYDINAECILQRAGRGIDLGFAFERPLLENRAAAGFCGGQGTKLFKLHGSVNWWLDGESGSVVVEDRIIRVHGQERFDAQLPRICSDFVPPSPPLIIPPSFLKPDLAPIIKGVWKGAATALASAHDIVFVGYSFPESDREMMYFLATAFTNNALLRSIHIVDPNADRIVTRLRSEQSKAGSHFKALLHAHTGSWTDTNLEWAWTA, encoded by the coding sequence CTCCGCCCCACTCGGGCTACCTGTGATGAACTCGTTCCTGGCGTTTGCAGACTCTTCCAAGCGTCTCGAATCCCGGCACCGCGACTTCCTTGGCCGCCTGCTCCTGCAGTCCCGTCGCGCGAACAGCTTCCTCGAGAGCTCGCCAACAAATCTCGAGGACATGCTCTCCTTTGCAGAGATGGCCGATCGTCTGGGCTTGGCGGATCCGCTTCCCGATGGCGAGTCTCAATCGGATTGTCTTCGCCATATCATCCGCCGGGTTTACACCACAGTGCCCGACGTCGACGACTTTTGGAACCAACTTCCGACCTTCGATTCGCTACTCGGAAGTTCCATCCGCGACTTCCAAGGACAGCTACAGATCGTCACGACAAACTACGACATCAACGCCGAGTGCATTCTCCAACGTGCCGGCAGAGGCATCGACCTTGGATTCGCGTTTGAGCGCCCCCTTCTCGAAAACCGTGCTGCGGCCGGGTTCTGTGGGGGACAAGGGACCAAGCTGTTCAAGCTCCACGGGTCAGTCAATTGGTGGCTCGATGGAGAATCCGGGAGCGTCGTCGTTGAGGATCGCATCATCCGAGTGCACGGCCAAGAGCGCTTTGACGCGCAGCTTCCGCGAATCTGTTCTGACTTCGTTCCGCCATCTCCGCCGCTCATCATCCCGCCGTCGTTCCTCAAGCCTGATCTCGCTCCAATCATCAAGGGCGTTTGGAAGGGCGCCGCCACCGCCCTGGCATCCGCGCATGACATTGTCTTTGTAGGGTACTCATTCCCGGAATCTGATCGTGAGATGATGTACTTCCTTGCAACGGCTTTCACCAACAACGCGTTGCTTCGCTCAATCCACATCGTCGATCCGAACGCCGACCGCATCGTTACACGGCTTCGATCCGAGCAGAGCAAGGCGGGTAGCCACTTCAAAGCGCTTCTTCACGCGCACACCGGCTCGTGGACAGACACGAATCTCGAATGGGCTTGGACT